The Impatiens glandulifera chromosome 3, dImpGla2.1, whole genome shotgun sequence genome contains a region encoding:
- the LOC124930243 gene encoding MADS-box protein defh21: MGRGKIEVKRIENNTSRQVTFSKRRGGLLKKTHELSVLCDAQIGLIIFSNKGKLFEYSTHPFSMSQIIEKYLNMTGTQIPERDNREQMYNELRKMKKETHDLQLSLQRYKGGDLSYVHFEDLDGLEQQIECSLDKVRARKFQLLQQQLDNLQRTEKMLEKENQEIYRWLMSSQVERHQLEMEHHQEAMTELKLVGQQHHVDDQQQQVLEQLIPCSFYGDQDDQLVEPGLLQLGTNHHQVHVPSLQFQANYQLQPTHPNLQDQPNLIIHNHHPIYGISLQSQPFHYFQFIHINIPLNIKTFH, translated from the exons atgggaAGAGGCAAGATTGAAGTGAAGAGGATAGAGAATAACACAAGCAGGCAAGTGACGTTCTCGAAAAGGAGAGGAGGTTTGTTGAAGAAGACACATGAACTATCTGTTCTTTGTGATGCACAAATTGGTCTTATCATCTTCTCCAACAAAGGAAAACTCTTTGAATATTCAACTCACCCTTTCAG CATGAGccaaataatagaaaaataccTGAATATGACCGGAACTCAAATTCCAGAACGAGACAACAGG GAACAAATGTACAATGAGTTGagaaagatgaagaaagaaacTCATGATCTTCAACTAAGCCTACAACGGTACAAAGGTGGCGACTTGTCGTATGTTCATTTTGAAGATTTGGATGGACTCGAGCAACAAATAGAGTGCTCTCTTGACAAGGTTCGAGCTCGGAAG TTTCAGCTCTTGCAGCAACAATTGGACAATCTTCAAAGGACT GAAAAGATGCTGgagaaagaaaatcaagaaatatATCGTTGG ctgATGAGTAGCCAAGTTGAGAGACATCAGCTAGAAATGGAGCATCATCAAGAGGCCATGACAGAGCTGAAGCTAGTGGGACAGCAGCACCATGTTGATGATCAGCAACAACAAGTATTGGAGCAGTTAATCCCCTGTAGTTTCTATGGTGATCAGGATGATCAACTTGTAGAACCAGGACTTCTTCAGCTTGGAACTAACCACCATCAAGTTCATGTTCCAAGTCTGCAATTCCAAGCCAATTATCAGCTCCAGCCCACTCATCCTAACCTTCAAGATCAGCCTAATCTCATCATCCACAATCATCATCCCATCTATGGTATTAGTTTACAATCTCAACCCTTTCATTATTTTcaattcatacatataaatattcctctaaatataaaaacatttcattaa